The following nucleotide sequence is from Synechococcus sp. CBW1004.
CAGCGCCATGAGGGCCTGGGCCTGTTCGGCGGCGAGCGGCTGGCCGACGGCTTCAGCAACGCCGCCTACCGGGTGTGGTGCCAGGGCTTAGAGCCACCGCTGGCCGCCGCCGCTGGCGTGCCCGACACCCTGCCGCCCGACTGGCATGCCGACCTCGCCCCCGAGGCCGTGCTGCGCCCCGGTGCCCTGGCCTGGCTGCGGGGCTGGCTGGCACGGCAGGGAGACGGCGCCGATCTCCTCTACGGCGACGAGGACCGCCTGGATGGGGCGGGCCGGCGCCACGCCCCCTGGTTCAAGCCCGGCTGGGTGCCGGAGAGCTTCTGGAGCACCCCCTGGCTGGGCAGCGGCTCCTTCTGGCGGATCTCCTGGCTGCAGTGCCACGGCCTCTGGCCCCCTCCCTCCTCCGGCGCCTCCGGCGCTGCCGGCAGCGTGGCAGCGGGCAGTGGCGCGGCGGGCGGTGGCGGGCCGGACGGGCTCGCCCAATGGCAGTGGCAGCTGCGGGCCCTGGAGCAGCGCCCGCGCCTCGCCCACCTGCCGCGGATCCTGATCCACCGCCGCACGGGCGACGCCAGCGGGATGCCCGGCGGCATTGGTGCACTACCCACTGCCACGCTGGCCGCGGCCCTGGCCGACCACCTGCGGCGCAGCGGCGAGGGCCCCGTGCTGGTGCAGCCCCTCCCTGCCCTCACCAGCACCGCCGGCACTACCAGCGGGTCCGCCGCCACTGAGGAGCCGCGCTTCGGGCTCAGCTGGGCCGTACCGCCCACCTGGCGCATGAGCGTGGTGGTGCTCAGCCGCGACCGGCCCGATCTGCTGCAGCGCTGCCTGTCCAGCGTCGAGGCCAACGCCGCGGTGGCCCGCCGCCGCGGCCTGGATCTGGAGTGGATCCTGGTGGACAACGGCTCCCGCCTTGAGGCCACCGCCGCGCTGCTGCACCACTGGCGGCAGCGCCCCGGCAGCCGCCTGCACGTGCTGCCGCTCGATCAACCGTTCAACTGGAGCCTGCTCAACAACCGCGCCGCCGCCACCAGCCGCGCCGAGCTGCTGCTGTTCCTCAACAACGACATCGAGGCGCCCGCTCCCTCCTCCGGCAGCGACTGGCTGGCGGTGATGGTCGGCCAGGCCCTGCGCCCGGCGATCGGAGCCGTCGGCGCCCGGCTGCTCTATCGCGACGGCTCCCTCCAGCACGCCGGCCTGCTGCCGCCGCTGGGCCAGGGCTGTGAGCATCCCTACCGCCATCTCTCGCCGACGCGGCTGCCCCATCGGGGCCGCGCCGGGTTCCTCACCGGCTGGCCGGCCGTCACCGGCGCCTGCCTGATGGTGCGCCGGACGCTGTGGCAGCGCAGCGGCGGCTTCGATCCGGCGCTGCCGGTGGAGGGCAATGACGTGGACTTCTGCCTGCGGCTCGGCCACCTCGGCCTGCGCCATGTGGTCTGCCCGGAGGCCACCCTCCTGCATCACGAGGGCGCCAGCCGCGACCTCAGCCGCAGCGCCACCTGGGGGCCGGCCCAGGCCCTGCTGCAGCGGCGCTGGCCCGGGGCGATGGCCCAGGCCGCTCCCTGGTGGCCCCGGGCCTGCAGCCTCGAAACCACCGATGGCCGCCCCCGCGAGCTGGCGGGCCGCGGCTGGCCCTAGTGTGCCGTCCCGCAAATAGCCGCTACAATATGAAGTGTCTCCCGAGGGGGTCGTTTCATGCCAAGCGGGCGCCCCATGGCTCCTCTGGAGCTGTCGGCTGATGAGGCCAGCCAGCTCCAGAGCCTGGCTGGATCAAGGTCCTTGCCCCATTCGATCGTTCAGCGGGCGCAGATCGTCCTGGCCTGCGCAGCTGGTGACACCAACACCTCAGTTGCCAAGCGATTTGGC
It contains:
- a CDS encoding glycosyltransferase, which codes for MPDTLPPDWHADLAPEAVLRPGALAWLRGWLARQGDGADLLYGDEDRLDGAGRRHAPWFKPGWVPESFWSTPWLGSGSFWRISWLQCHGLWPPPSSGASGAAGSVAAGSGAAGGGGPDGLAQWQWQLRALEQRPRLAHLPRILIHRRTGDASGMPGGIGALPTATLAAALADHLRRSGEGPVLVQPLPALTSTAGTTSGSAATEEPRFGLSWAVPPTWRMSVVVLSRDRPDLLQRCLSSVEANAAVARRRGLDLEWILVDNGSRLEATAALLHHWRQRPGSRLHVLPLDQPFNWSLLNNRAAATSRAELLLFLNNDIEAPAPSSGSDWLAVMVGQALRPAIGAVGARLLYRDGSLQHAGLLPPLGQGCEHPYRHLSPTRLPHRGRAGFLTGWPAVTGACLMVRRTLWQRSGGFDPALPVEGNDVDFCLRLGHLGLRHVVCPEATLLHHEGASRDLSRSATWGPAQALLQRRWPGAMAQAAPWWPRACSLETTDGRPRELAGRGWP